In Arsenicicoccus dermatophilus, a genomic segment contains:
- the hrcA gene encoding heat-inducible transcriptional repressor HrcA yields MSQTRRLQVLRAIVQDYVATSEPVGSRSLLERHALGVSAATVRNDMAALEEEGLIAAPHTSAGRIPTDAGYRLFVDQLSEIKPLSPAERAAIREFLTGAVDLDDIVDRTVRLLSGLTQQVAVMQYPSLTRSCVRHIELVPIGGPRLMVVLIVTTGRVEQRVVDAGRDLDQGEGEGLVFTLRGSLNTLAAGRPFAEVAAGLGSLSDSFAPADRSAVEAVARALSEMVVEEREERVVVAGTSHLARAGGDFPLTLGPVLEALEEHVVLLGLLDALHGDPVRPSDADVVSVRIGHELSHAGLVSTSVVSTGYGAGPDHVAGLGVVGPTRMDYPTTMAAVRAVAAYVSRQLGG; encoded by the coding sequence ATGAGCCAGACCCGACGGCTGCAGGTGCTGCGCGCCATCGTGCAGGACTACGTGGCGACCTCCGAGCCGGTGGGCTCGCGGTCGTTGCTGGAGCGACACGCCCTGGGCGTCTCCGCCGCCACGGTCCGCAACGACATGGCGGCCCTGGAGGAGGAGGGCCTGATCGCCGCCCCGCACACCAGCGCCGGGCGGATCCCCACCGACGCGGGCTACCGACTCTTCGTGGACCAGCTCTCCGAGATCAAGCCCCTGTCGCCGGCCGAGCGCGCCGCGATCCGCGAGTTCCTCACCGGCGCGGTCGACCTCGACGACATCGTGGACCGCACCGTGCGGCTGCTGTCCGGGCTGACCCAGCAGGTCGCGGTCATGCAGTACCCCTCGCTCACCCGCTCCTGCGTGCGCCACATCGAGCTGGTCCCCATCGGTGGCCCCCGCCTCATGGTCGTGCTCATCGTCACCACCGGCCGGGTCGAGCAGCGCGTCGTGGACGCCGGGCGTGACCTCGACCAGGGGGAGGGCGAGGGGCTCGTCTTCACCCTGCGGGGCTCGCTCAACACCCTGGCCGCGGGGCGCCCCTTCGCCGAGGTGGCCGCCGGGCTGGGCTCCCTGTCCGACAGCTTCGCCCCCGCCGATCGCTCCGCCGTCGAGGCCGTGGCCCGGGCCCTGTCCGAGATGGTCGTCGAGGAGCGCGAGGAGCGGGTCGTGGTCGCCGGTACGAGCCACCTGGCCCGCGCGGGCGGCGACTTCCCCCTGACGCTCGGCCCCGTCCTGGAGGCCCTCGAGGAGCACGTCGTGCTGCTCGGGCTGCTCGACGCCCTGCACGGCGACCCGGTCCGGCCCTCCGACGCCGACGTGGTCAGCGTCCGGATCGGCCACGAGCTGTCCCACGCCGGGCTGGTGTCGACCTCGGTGGTCTCCACCGGGTACGGCGCGGGCCCGGACCACGTCGCCGGACTCGGCGTGGTGGGCCCGACCCGGATGGACTACCCCACGACGATGGCCGCGGTGCGCGCCGTCGCGGCCTACGTCAGCCGCCAGCTCGGCGGGTGA